The following coding sequences lie in one Pseudomonas sp. SL4(2022) genomic window:
- the tyrS gene encoding tyrosine--tRNA ligase, whose product MKSVEEQLALIKRGAEEVLVEAELIEKLKRGQPLRIKAGFDPTAPDLHLGHTVLINKLRQFQDLGHQVIFLIGDFTGMIGDPSGKSATRPPLTREQVLENAETYKNQVFKILDPAKTEVAFNSTWMDKMGPADFIRLTSQYTVARMLERDDFSKRYSTNQPIAIHEFLYPLVQGYDSVALQADVELGGTDQKFNLLMGRELQRSYGQASQCIVTMPLLEGLDGVKKMSKSLGNYIGIQEAPGIMYNKLVSMPDALMWRYFELLSFRSMDEIGQFKRDVEQGANPRDIKIKLAEEIVARFHGEEAALNAHRSAGNRMKEGELPEDLPEIEVLSTEDMPIAALLNKAGLVKNAAMARDLLGAGSVRVDGEVVDRAFIYKLGAVHVCQAGKKAFARIALKAE is encoded by the coding sequence ATGAAGTCGGTTGAAGAGCAGTTAGCGCTGATCAAGCGTGGCGCGGAAGAAGTTCTGGTTGAGGCTGAGCTGATTGAGAAGCTCAAGCGCGGTCAGCCGCTGCGCATTAAGGCGGGCTTTGATCCGACCGCGCCTGATCTACATCTTGGGCATACGGTGCTTATTAATAAGCTGCGTCAGTTCCAGGACCTTGGTCATCAGGTGATTTTCCTGATTGGCGACTTTACCGGGATGATTGGTGACCCTAGCGGCAAGAGCGCGACTCGCCCGCCCTTGACTCGCGAGCAGGTGCTGGAAAATGCCGAGACCTATAAGAATCAAGTGTTCAAGATTTTGGATCCGGCAAAAACCGAAGTCGCATTCAACTCCACCTGGATGGATAAGATGGGGCCGGCTGACTTCATTCGCCTGACCTCTCAATACACCGTGGCACGTATGCTCGAGCGGGATGACTTCAGTAAGCGTTACTCAACCAATCAGCCGATTGCAATCCACGAGTTCCTTTATCCGCTGGTTCAGGGGTATGACTCCGTTGCGCTGCAGGCAGATGTTGAGCTGGGTGGTACTGATCAGAAATTTAATCTGCTGATGGGGCGCGAATTGCAGCGTTCGTATGGGCAGGCCTCGCAATGCATTGTCACCATGCCGCTGCTTGAAGGGCTGGATGGCGTCAAGAAGATGTCCAAGTCGCTGGGTAATTACATTGGTATCCAGGAGGCGCCAGGCATCATGTACAACAAGCTGGTCTCCATGCCGGATGCGTTGATGTGGCGTTATTTCGAGTTGCTCAGCTTTCGCTCCATGGACGAGATTGGCCAGTTCAAGCGTGATGTTGAGCAGGGCGCTAATCCGCGTGACATCAAAATCAAATTGGCCGAGGAAATCGTGGCGCGCTTCCATGGCGAGGAAGCTGCACTCAATGCTCATCGTTCAGCGGGTAATCGCATGAAAGAGGGTGAGCTGCCGGAAGATCTGCCAGAAATCGAGGTTCTATCTACCGAAGACATGCCTATCGCAGCATTGCTCAACAAAGCTGGTCTGGTGAAAAACGCAGCGATGGCTCGCGATCTGTTAGGTGCCGGCAGTGTGCGTGTCGATGGTGAGGTTGTAGATCGTGCCTTTATATATAAGCTAGGTGCGGTGCACGTTTGCCAAGCTGGCAAGAAAGCCTTTGCGCGTATTGCGCTCAAGGCGGAGTAA